DNA from Diabrotica virgifera virgifera chromosome 10, PGI_DIABVI_V3a:
cgaactgccgttaacaaaattgctatagccagtttgatagccaacgttcgataatcgagcacggcacatgaagaagatcCATTCCATATAATAATACAGAAATTAGATAACCCCTCAATCTCTCCCTGGGATTGTATTTTTACCTCGACGACGGTGGGAGAGCCGAGTAAGCGGTCGTGGTCCCTAAaattgtgaggggagcacgaTCGGTGAAACCAAGAACAGTCCCAGCGTCCAGCGACTGCGCACCGGGTGGgcgccggacaccgccgctggaTGCTAAAAGGCGTCGCAACTGAGGCGAGCAGTTTGCGACGCCTTCGCCTTCAGCAGTTGTATCTCACCCTTCAACTTCCCTACGGCTACTCTAGTCCCTAAAAGTTAATCTCGTCCACCTCAGCATTGTGACCGAGGGTCGATGGTGGGCCCCAAACACATCGCGGGGGCCTCCGCCGTCGGACTTCGATCACAAATCTCTATTCGAAAACTTTTTCGACATACCCACTGCGTGTAGCCGCCATGTCTTACCCCACCAATGTACCTTTTCCACCACACATCCATCCCAAATCCCACGTAACAGGGCAGGCAGCAGTTACGCGGAAACTCCAGGTAGCCTGTGAATACAGACTGCCACTGCATCCGGAGGCAACCGTGAtaaaaagcctagaggagtaaacctcaataaaataatccccactatcacggtggaaggcatcgtgccaaagatatgagagatgcgagggttagagcatcacaaacgatcccttcgggatacctggcgacctcccgaagtacCTAAGCCTTAGcgcggtaagggcgcactgccgcgcCAGACGTATAACACGTCTCGGCTCGTGGGACCATTTATgagtaatataaaaaaaaacaaaactgacAGGTGACAACAATGACGACCATCGGCGAGATAATATGGACAATGCAACGGAAATTGAAAAAAAGAATAGGGAATAACAGTCGCAAGACGACTTAAAAAAAGAATTGGAAGGAGAGATAATGAATAGTTTTGAGAGGGAACTTGTAAGAAGACACGATCGGCAACAAAAAATGAATAGGTCAACTGTTGCAAATCAGTCGACATTAATAGAGGAGAAAATGAAAGAATATAGTGAAAACGAGAAAGAACAGATAGGGGAGAAACAATCACAGGAAGAAGAAGTAGACAACATTAAAGAAGGATGGCAGAGTATCGAAGAAAGTGTGCTGGCGACAATCTTCCTGGATGAATATCAGGATGGGGAGATCATAAACAACAAAAAAAGGAAAGCTGAAAGCATGGAGAGGATAAATGACCTCAAGAGGGAAAGGCTGGAGGAGAGCATACGGTTTCCAAATGAATccaaacaagaaaaaataaataggAAATTGGAGGAATTAAATACAAAACTCGAAGAAATGTTCAATAAATTAAGCGAGCAGCTTAAAGAAAAGGTGGAGATGGACACCGATGTAAAAAAATTGATAGGGATTATAAAATCCACCAACAACAAAAAGGGGGAGGATAGTACAAACAAAAAAACACCAAACAAATTAAAATGTGACCACTGTAAATTAAAAGTGGAGCAAGAGAGGCAGAAGCAAGAACAAGAAAAAATCAAAAGGGCCTTAAATATGGGGAGAGGGAAAAAACTTTTATGAGCATATGCGACACTAAATGGgaagagaaactatatgaaaagACAAAGTGGGAACAAGCGGGTTTACTGGAAACAGTAGAAAAAAAGAACTGcttagtttttacaaaaaaggacgCGAAAGATAAAGGCGTAGGAAACACAATTAAAGACGTAGGGGAGGACCTAGCGGAGATgctaaaagaaatagaagaggGAGAAATAAATTAGCTGAAGAACACCAGaagaaaagcaaataaaaaacaaCATGGTATACTTTCGTTGCCAGATTAGAAAAAGAACAGGGGGAGACGCATACGATATGGCAGTAAAGGCGATAAAGGAAATAAGGAAGGAAACAAACGAAATCCCAGAGGTCATGAGGGTCGTAGTCGCAAACGACCTGAATAAAGAGACTATAAGGAAAGCCGTCGAATATGTAGGACATGGAGAAACTATATTCTGGGAGATTTTAGTAAGAGGCAAGGAATTCGGTGCAGAGAGGAAAGTGGAACAAGGGGAAGCTCTCCTTATAAAAATGGACAAAGGAAAAAAATACAACGAGGTACTAAGTGAGATGAAGAATAAGATAGATATAGGAAAGATGGGGATCCAAGTAGACAGGTTAAAAAGAACAAATGGGGGGATCTCCTAGTAAAGCTAAAGGGGAGGGGAGCAGCACAAAAACTGAGGGCAGAACTTAACAACAAAATGCAAGGAATAAATACAACGATAAGGAGAAAGGAAAATTTCTTCACTATAGCTAATTTAGACCCAGGAGTGAGTGAGAAAAGTCTGAGAGAAGGGATCAAAAGCTATACGGGCATCCCGGAAGGACAAATTGACATTAAAATACTGAGAACGAACAAACACGGGGAGCAGGTGGCCACAATAGCCGTACGACCCTCCAAAGCAGAAAAACTGCCCGGTCAAGATGCCCGATAATGGAGAGGTACGCCCCGGTGAGATGCTTTAAGTGTCTAAAGTTTGGCCACAGTACCTACGAGTGTAACGAGGAGAGCAGGGCGGCTTGCTGTTATAACTGCCTGAAGACAGGACACACTGCCGCAAACTGTAACAATAAAGCATATTGTTCAGTTTGCAAAGAGGAAGGGCATAGAATGGACAGGATGGCCTGTCCAGCCTATCGAGCCCTAGTGTACGGAAGGGGGGATGAGGGAGAACCCCCCAAGAAACGaataaaaaaaacgaaatagACTTCCTGGAAAACGAGGGTGGGCCCATATACAGCCCACCTAGGTCGTATtgtatttatacaaattttaaaattactaatttattattttatagatctatcttattatttacattacctattttaactttatgttactattttaactatttctatttacctaactattttatttatacacattttacctatttattttatttattcattttatctatacttatttatttatttattctagtttttaactattttaatttttcaaaaaaaggcgAATCCGATGCAGGGACGACTCTAGGGAACTGAACCAAAAcggacctcaaggatcaacctggtatacggaTATTACAGGTGAACGTGGGCAGAGCACGTAGAGCACACGATCTTGTCCACTTAAAAGTCTGCAAGCTGGAAACTGACCTGCTCATCGTCCCCGAACCAAACAAAAAATAACATCGGACGGTGGATGGGTACAAGATAAAGGAAAAAATGTGGCGGTGCTCATGAGAAATAGGGATCTAGGGGTGCGGGGCATTGTCAGGGGCGGAAATCACATACTCATCAAACTGAGGGATTTCAGCCTCCTGGCATGCTACATATCACCGAACATCCCTATGTTAAAATACAAGACTATTGTAGATGAGATAATGAGCGCCGCCACAAGCGAAAAAGAAATCTTGGTCGCCGGGGATATCAATGCTAAATCGAGGTTATGGGGTTCCCCCATAAATGACAAAAATGGGGAACTTTGGAAcgaatggatagcccaggctggcctccaagtcttaaataataataaaccaaCTTTCGTAAGAGGGGCCAGCCAGACACATATTGATGTAACTATCGCAACTGAAGTGCTATCCAAAAGAATACAGGGATGGGATGTCCTCGACGACCAGTTATTTACCTACCACCGGTACATCCAGTACGAGGTTAAGGTGAAAGGAAAAGTAAGACGGCCGATAGGAAACACCGAAATCTATTTTAACAAAACCACatacctatcggaggtcagaaaGATCAATGAggaagagatttctgaccttggccaactGAGAAGAGCATTAGAAAATGCAGCAAAGTTGGCCACCGTGAagaaaaagaataacaaaaaatccccctactggtggacggatgagatagaagGTCTACGGGAAAGATGTCTCAGAGCTCGAAAGAATTAcacgagaagccagggcaacctCGAGCTCAAAGAAATCTACAAAGAACTAAagaaaacactgaataaaaaaataaaacaagaaaaaaaggaaaagtgGCAGACCCTGATAAAAGCATTGGATGAGGATATATGCGGAGATGCCTACAAAATTACCATGAAGTCATTAAGGATAATGGCCCCATATAAACTGGATGAGGACCAGCGGATGGAATCGGCTAAACTCCTCTTCCTCACTAAGGACATTCAAACTTTTACAAAAATCTTTCCAACGACGGTGGAGGAGTTCACGGAAGAGGAAATAAAAACCACTGGTCAGGAGATGAAGACggggaaagctcccggccccgacgggctgccaccagaggcaattATGATAATAGCAacggagaaaccaggtttgatcagaagaatatgcaacgacctactgcagaagcaagagtttcccagggacttaaaaGAAGCGAACCTTGTTCTGCTcctaaagcctgggaaaccccccgattcagcatcctcttatcggccaatatgcctcctggactgccttggtaagttctacGAGGGACTTATCAAGAAGAGGCTGGAAGGCATGTTGGAAAATGAGAGAGTATTATCACAACAACAATACGGATTTCGAAAAGGTCGATCGACCGTCGATGCCGCGACCTGGATAAGAGACGCGGCTAGAGCAAGCAAAAAAAGATGGGTGATCCTTGTTCTGTTGGAAATAAAAAACGCTTTTAATTCAGCAAACTGGGGCCTCATAGTAGACAGAATCGTCGAATTTGGGGCTCCAGATTATGTGTCCAGCATAATAAAGGACTATCTGTCCGAGAAAACCGTAtgcatatcaaaaaaaaaaagaagatggaaATGACCGCGGGAGTACCCCAAGGGTCGGTCCTGGGACCCACACTATGGAACATACTATACAACGGGGTACTAGAAGTAAATAAGATGAGAGGAGTAAGAGCAATTGCATACGCGGACAACCTGGCTCTACTAATAGAAGACGACATGA
Protein-coding regions in this window:
- the LOC126893088 gene encoding arginine and glutamate-rich protein 1-B-like; the encoded protein is MNSFERELVRRHDRQQKMNRSTVANQSTLIEEKMKEYSENEKEQIGEKQSQEEEVDNIKEGWQSIEESVLATIFLDEYQDGEIINNKKRKAESMERINDLKRERLEESIRFPNESKQEKINRKLEELNTKLEEMFNKLSEQLKEKVEMDTDVKKLIGIIKSTNNKKGEDSTNKKTPNKLKCDHCKLKVEQERQKQEQEKIKRALNMGRGKKLL